The Anas platyrhynchos isolate ZD024472 breed Pekin duck chromosome 1, IASCAAS_PekinDuck_T2T, whole genome shotgun sequence genomic sequence ttgatggaCCTTTGCAGGACTTAatccagtatgtccatgtcttGTGCTGAAGAGCCTCAAACTGGACTCAGTACTCCAGATATCTCCTTAGCAGCACTGaaaagaggggaaggatcacctcccttgacctgctggcaatgctctTCGTAATGCAGCCTGGGATGCTGTTGCCCTTCTTAGCTGTAGGGGCACATTCCTGCTTCAcattcagtttgttttcagcCCAGGTCCTTTCCTTCAAAGCAGCTTTCCAAATTGTCAGTTTCCAGCATATGCTGATGCTTAGAGTTATGCAGAACTCTGCATTTCCCTTTGTTGGACTCCATGAGATTACTGTTTGACCATTTCTCCAGTCAAGGTCCTTCTCCTGTCTAACGCATTCTGAATAGCAGTACAGACAATCTGGTCTATCAGcaactcctcccagctttgtgtgaACTTTCTGTGGTGCATTACGTCCCATTGTCTAGGTCATTAATAAAGGTGCTGAACTGTATTGGCCTAGTACACCACTACAGACTTGCCTCTAACTGAACTTTGTGCAATTGGTCAAAATCCTCTGGGTCTGGctgttcagccagttttcagtcCACCTTCTTGTCTGCTTACGCAAGTCATGCTTCTTCAGCTTGTCAATGAGGGTTTATGGGAGACAGTTTCAAATGCCATACTAAAGTTGAGGTACTCAATGTGTAGCAGTCTCCAAGTTAGTCATCTCATTGCAGAAGCTGTGTTGGGTAAGAATGATTTCCTGTTTGTAAATCCATGTGTACTACTTCCAATCACCTTCTTGTCCTTTGTGTGTCTCGAAATGAAGTATGAGGTGCTCCATCACTTCCAGGTACTGAGGTATTTCCTGGTTCTTCCTTCTTGCCTTTCTGAATGATGGAGAGTGaatggattattattttttttttgattggttggtcggttggttttgtttgtttgtttgttttctgttcataGTGGCTATCTTGATCCATGCCTACGGAGTTTACACACTGTGGTAGGAAAACTATTAAGCAAAGTGTTTGATTCTATTTTTTATCgataaactgtatttttattggGAAGCTATACAGATGCAAGCTGAGAAATAGCATTAGTAGCCCAAAGTTCTGCTTAGACTCCTACCATGTGAACTAATCATTGCCTTTCTAAAATCACTGCACTGGCAATCtctatagaaagaaaaagaaaaaaaggggggagaaaaatgaaacaccagtttctctaaaatttatttgcattatttctCTGTTTCAGGCCGAAATGAGCTGATTGCCCGCTATATTAAGCTGAGAACAGGGAAAACACGCACAAGGAAACAGGTAGGTGTAAAGTTTTGGGGTTATTTTGGACCACTACACATACTGTAGGCTTATGAGAACAAATTCCTTGCTACGCGCTTGCTATTAGTTTCTAGCTTTTGTGGAAATAGACGGTTGTGCTGAGCTAGTTAGTAACAATGGTGGGAAGAGTCAGCTCAGGCATTTGATAATAGGACTGTAGCACTCCCACCTCCCATCCATATTGTGACCCACAATTCTTCCTGCTGTTAAACAGTGTGGGATTTTATTCGTTCATTTCATTGAACATCTTTGGAGGATTCTTTATTCAGGTCAGACAAATAGACAGCAATGGTGATTTTGAAAACACATGGTACATGTGATGAAAAAGGCACCTCTGTGTTTTAGGAATGACTGTACAGGCTATGCTGGACAAAGCACTGAGCAGCATGGACCTCCTTTGGGTAGAGGGTTGATAACTGATCTCCAGAAGTTCCTTCTAACCTAAACGATTCTATGATGTGTTTCAGCCCAGATTCTGAGAGTCATTATATAGTAGCCAAGGGTATGTAACGTGGGTTTCCCTTCTCCCAAGAGGAGGCCAAGATTGGGAGTAAAGAGATTAGAACTCTTAATCCCCAGATTTATGGATGGGTTGTTCAGTTTTAGAAGATGTCTCTGGTTTAATAAAGACATTTGAATTGGAAAAGGCTTTATATGGCTTGTCTTTGTTGATAACCCATCTTACTTCATGACAGTTATGCTCAGAAAAGCATCTCATTACTACCTCAACCCTCCCTTCCTCCACAAACCTAAATAACTCCCCATTGCATAAGGTGCATAAAGTAAACTGTTTACTTCTGCAAGCAGCTACCAAATACTCCTCTTCAATGAAGATGGATTTTGTCTTTCGATGCAGGTATCTAGTCACATCCAGGTCCTGGCAAGGCGGAAAGCCAGAGAGATCCAAGCCAAGCTCAAGGTATTATGGGTATCCTTTTAACATATCATACAAGCCCCCTGAGTCAGCCATTCCCTCATCCGTTCCCTCTTTGAATAGCCTCAGAAAAGGCTGAGATTAGGCACTGGATTGTGGTAAGCTGGAGAGGAAAAGGTACTTCCCAGGAAATGTTGTGCAAACACTTGTATTGTTGGAGCTCTGTGACGTCTGAGGCAATTCtatttaaagaataaagaaacaatAACTTTAATTTTGATGTGTCTGATTTCTACCTCCGGTTTACGCTGCTGTCCTTCAAGTCTGAATGTCCTTTGGACTTGGGAGCATGGGAAGAGTGTTTACCTGAGAAGGAGGGGGTTATGGTCACGAATATTGACCAGTAATCACTCCATAGTGTTTTGTGGGCCTTGGGAATGGGTAGCCTTACAGTTAGGGCTGTACTAGTTCTATCTTTACTAGCAGTATTGACATGGAGTTGTCCCTGGGAAAGTATTCTGAGTCAGCAGAACTTGGAAGGAAGTTACAAAGCCACCTGGGAAAATGTAAAATGGTACTAGCTGAAGAGACTTTGCCCTTTGATTAATTCAGACCCAATTTGAAGAGGCCTGGGCTGATAAGGAAAATGGTTGACTTCTGTCTACTTGCCTGAGTaaatctgtgttttcctttctgtaggAAGAGCTCTGAGATCAAGTTAATGAACTGATACCTCTTGATGCTTATTTCCACTCACATCTGAAGCAGGGAAATGGCTCAGACTGAATTGCCAGAAATATCAAGAAGGTCATGTTTATGGGTGACAATTGCACAAGAGGGTGCTCCCATTAGAATGGGGCCTGGCCATTCTAGCCCATCCAGAAAGGGCCTGCTGAGCAGGATGTGAGGTCCAGTCCTTATTATAAATCATTCAGATGGTGAGGGAAGGAAGGCCTTCCTGACTTGTTATGGCATGCTTGAGGTGATGATGAGGGTCTCGATATCTCAGTCCAGCCCAGACTCTTAGGTGGAAAGCTGTCACGCTTTTTCTCTTGGCTGGCTATGTAGCTCCTTCCTGATCCACACAAGGTGTAGATTTTCTGTGAATGAAATGTTAGCACCTAGTCTTGACCAGTGCTGAAGTGCATGTATCTCCAGTGTGAGCAGTGATTGCCTCTAATGGTCGTGACTGTGCACCTCCCTCACCCCATTCCCAGGTCCATTTTAGAAACTCCTGTTGTGTCTGTAATTTGCCTGTTGTGTTTCCAGCTGCTCTGATAAAGAGAAGGAGCCGCAAATTGCGACTATCTAATTCAGTGCTTCTAGGTAGGGCTGCCAAAGTTTGAAGCCTGTGGTGCTGTTAAGCAGTCAATTCAGGTGGAGGCCTGGTTGAGAGGCAAGTTAGAACGAGTAGGAAACAACAACTGCCTGGGGTGTTAAAAGATATACTGCTGCTTGTATCTGTGACCTTGATTTTGTTCCTTGCTTGTCACAGCTCTGGGATTTGGCATGATTGAAAAGTCCGTCAGCCGAGCTTGTTTCTACTTAGTACACAAGAGCTGGCCGTTTTTGTTCTCAGGGAATGGAGGTGTCTTGGGGAGCTCCATGAAGCCATTGGTTGTTCTCCTTTTACACTACTTCTGGCCATGCTGTgagctctccctgctgcctgcagtgaACCATTCCCCACTACCAGACTGTTCCTTTCTGCCTGCAGAGGCGAGTCAGTAGCACTGAATCAATTCATTTACTTCTTTGCTTTCCCTAGTCATTTTCACAGAGCAAGGAAATGAAATCACAAAAGTTACTGCCCTTCCTCTTAGTTCTTGCTGGTAGCTGCATGTTCTTCTATCAATGTTCATTTTCCACACTATGTATATGTATTCATATTTATATAGTAGAGATCCAAGCAGCTATGTGTCGACTTTTCAGAGCATGTAGTCTAATACTACTTTCTCCCACACAAACTGGGGTCTCTTCCTTAAGTGTGCACTGTTCCTATAGTAGATAGAGGTGCGGGCAGTAGGGTAAAGCTTGAAGAAAAATTTGTCACCGGAAGGCAGTAGTTTTCTGTCTTGGGTGGCAAATTGATACGATACTAAGGAAAAAAGAGggacattttgtttttattattatttattccagtgtgttttgaaaatataaaaacaaaagacaaaaattgcTAATGTCTGGGAAAAgtttttgatgcttttttttttttttattaaactggaaacacaaatataaataattagaGAATTGTTAGCTGAAAGAGCAAAAGAGGAAGGAGATGTCTCTAGCAAAAACATGCCATTTTCCAGTAGTCAGACAGGCAtttaaacaaaagaggaaagcagaagagattttgagagagaaaatcttttcccttcttaattttctttttttttttctttaaaaaaatatttatttattttaatacacccattttcattctttctcccCATAAACTCATGGATAAACTCAAGTTGACAAAACTCAGGTTGACAAATATGATTTTTctagagagaaaataaaggaagagaaaagccaCTTTTCTGCACTGACAACTTTgtcatgggaaaaataaaagtaaaaggaaTTCTTACCTTTATAATGTTGCATGTAATCCTTAAAAAATTACCCAAGACATCATTTAAACTGCATTCTGAAAAATGTAATCTTCACTTTGGAGATACTCAGGAACTTTCTTAGTAATTAAAATGCTTCCATACATTTTAATGGTACTAACAAGAGTCATAGATACCATAAAAAATGTTGTGCCCATTCAGATTATTTCACTTAAAAGTTATCATTTATTCTTGAGCTTTTGTTACACTTCCTCCAAATGTTTTTGCATTACACACATCAGTATCCCTGGGATATGACCTTCAGAAAACCCTaggaagggggagagagaaTGGAGACCCAAGGGTGAGAACTTACTGCAGTTACTAAAATTAACAAATCTCGTAGTTTTGAGAATTCCTGAGGAGGACAAGAGCTTACCTCTTTCAGCAACTTCTCCAAGCCATCAATTCATCTGTGGCATTCCCATTATAATTATAATGCCACAGATAAATGTGGCGTGTCTAAACGATAAAGATTACTTGTTGGAGGGATGTAGGAAGAATGTGGCAAAGTACTTTTGCTTGTCCAGTTATTTCTTGGTAGCAGAAATGAAGAATGTCCTTAGTTTTAACCATACATTAGACCCCCTGTTTGTTGCACTGTTATTGCCTGTAAAGATGTGTACAATTCCACAATGCtgctaaaatacaaaacagaatgTTCTTGTGTATGTGCCCTGGGAGGTTATTAAGATTTCCTGTTTCCCCAAGAATGGTAATAAAACATTCAGTTCTACCTGGGAGTAATGGCAATCCTGAATGGAGATAGTCTTTTTGCAATGATGGAAGACAAACTCCTTTTGTGTTAACATGTTAACAAGTAGCTaattagctgctttttttttttttttttttaattaaggttGTATTTACTGTAACAAACCATTTCAACTGTGGGGCTTAAAAACCTTCAGACAGAAAGTACAATTGCTTAATAGTGTCTAAAACAGTGATCCCaatatttcagaaaggaagATTAGTCACATTGAAAATACAGTAATGGATAAGGGACTCAAGCTTTGAAGAGTTCTTAGGATAGTTATTGGCAAATCTGATGCCCAGTTTCTTAGGGATACTTATTCCCTATAAAGAAGCTGGTGATAATCCTGTGTATGCAGCATTAGGCCAGGCAACAGGTTTATCATTATAatcattctgttttctctttctactCTTGTCCTTAGGATCAGGCAGCTAAAGATAAAGCCATGCAGAGTATGGCTACAATGTCATCTGCCCAGATTATCTCTGCAACTGCCTTCCATAGTAAAATGGCTTTGCCTGGTCTCCCACGACCAGCCTACCCTGCTGTTTCTGGGGTGAGTGAATCATTGTCTTGGAGGAGTTGGACTGAAGACACTTGAATACTTAAAAGGGTGTTGGGACCTGCTCAGGAATATTCTGAGAACACTGGAAAGAATGGGccaaaaggcattttctttgtagagtAAATCTGTCATATGACTTCAAAAGTTTGAGTCTGATTCTTTGCTCACACTGATGCAAAAtaacagtgtttttattttattttattttattttattttattttattttattttattttattttatattttattttattttattttattttattttattttattttattttataacacaAGTGAAAGAATAATCAGAGATCCTCTGGGTATTCAccttcctgaaatatttttaggtGTCTGTACCCCTTTCTTAGTCCAGGATCTTGGATAAAACGATTTGGGCCACCCTAACCCTTTCTCAAGCCCATCATTCCCAACCTCATTCTGAGTGTTTAGATCACAAATTGATGGCCCTTACATAACACCTTTAAGAGAGGAGGCCTCTCAGCATCCTACATTCTTTGTGTTGGACCTAGTAAGATTTGCTGAGCAGTGATTTCTgccaaaatatttctgcaaagtTTTCCTGGAGAAAATGGTCCATCCAAGAGGGGGAATCCCTCTGAAGATGGACGTACAAGAATGTGTACATAgcatttcacattaaaaaacacTGTTGGGTCAGTTTCTTGCATGTCACTACCAGAAcatgtaaaaagaaaaccaagaccAGTGAGCACCTCCACAAGTATTAAATCAAGAAAGTAGAATGAGTAAATCAAGAAGTGAATGAATGTAGCAAAGTCACATCTTTAAGTCTGTGAGCCTGCAGTTTCTTTCTTTAGACAGTGGCAAGTCTGGCTTTTTAACTCTGTCCTGAGAGTGATGACCATTGCCTgtatgttgttgttttgcagTTTTGGCAAGGACCTTTGCCAGGCCAAGCTGGATCTTCTCAAGAGTGAGTATTCCTTCATCTGAGTGTCTAAAGCAGGTGCTTCCTTTATCCTCCTTGAGGAACACCATTAGCTATTTCAAGATTTATGAAATGCTAAGATAATGCGGTCTTTGTTCTCAGACAGATTCCGTAACAGTGGATCTGAGACTTAAATTAAGGTCCATAGTTGAAGGCAAACTGAGAGTCACAAGAGAGTCTTAAACAGATAAAACCCTATGTCTtcataaacaaacaacacagaCTCTGAGCATTTGTAGAAATACAAACGGCACCAACAGCCTCATCCTTTACCGATCTCTGGCTGATCAAGGTAAAGGTGTTTGtatgaaataaacaaatgacATGGATCCATCCAGTAGTTGGGTGTGTGCACTCAACTGGTGATAGAAGCTATCCATGGATCCATTGTCTCCCTTTTTGCTGGCACCCAAGCATGTGAACCCCAGAGGCTGCAACTCCACTCCGTTTGCTGTTGCAGGCCCctcactcacacacacaaacacacatgtatgtgcaaaaacacacacagtgaATCGCTTTGGTAGGTGGGTTTAGATGCACGGTCCGTCCAGTAGCTGGGTCTGGGTCTTCAATCTCCCTAGTTTGCCTcccacaaaaataaacacacacacatgaactGGACTTACAGTCACCATCCAGGTTCCATCATTCATAATTCAGGTTGTTCTGCCTGCCATTGTTCTGTGCTACTTTTGAGTGTGTGGAGACAAACTTTTTATCACGTAACTTAACAGGATATGTTTCTGTGAGCAATTTAAGCCACAGAAAGGACAAGTGGCTGGAAGGGATATGGTCTATGTTCTTCACCCTGGCTATGTGTTCTTGCTCTCTTCTGGTGCTGTTGTTGATGTTTGTGGAGCAGATCAGGGAACAGACAGGCACAGGGAACAGATAGGAATAGATAGACTACTAGTATTAGATATTAATAGGCTATTGCTAACAGGCACCAATAGGCTATTAATATGGGGAAAAGTGGTTTGTAGAAGAATAGAAGCCATTCTGGGAGAAATGAAAAGGGTTTGATTTAATCATCTAATATGTGTAAACAGTTGATCAagtgtcttttcctttttttttttttcctttttatttatttattttttggttattttcttgttatttttaaccATCTCTGTGTGTATATCTGTAGTGTGAAACCTTTTTCTCAACAACCATATGCTGTACAGCCTCCGCTGCCACTACCAGGTAGGTAAGAAAATGCAGTTCCTTGCTTTGAAATTGTGCTAACTTCAAAAATAgctaacacttaaaaaaaatgatgcagttatttttttaaagtctttttacCTACTGAAAAATTTTAGTGAGTCCAAAATTAATCTTATATGATTTCCCCTTATCACCATTTTCCATCCTTCTATTGAGAGAGCTGAAGCACTTTAATTTTGGtttatttaaatacacacaCGCGCATTTTATCCTATTTTGGTTAGTTGTTTGGGTGTTTCTTTTCCTCATAGCTAAACATAAAATGAAAGCTTATGTATCTCTATTGCTCTTCCACCATGATGCATATACTACAACAATATTTTTTGTCATAACATGATTGCCTTTACAATTACTTATTAGATGGAACaataaatgtctttttcttctcaacATCCTCAGTTTGAGAAGTTAATGATCATGTTAATGGTATTGCTTCATTCTCTGATACTAAAACAGCCTATTCCTCTGCTCATTTAGGGCCCAGTCCAGGTCCTGTTAAAGTTGCTGAACATGTTTTCTCTGGTGTCAAAACCAGGTAGATTGTCTTTTACAGTCATGACAACCCTGACATTACTGTCTTAGCAGAGGGTGACTGAAAAGCCATTTAGAGTACATGTGGATTGAGAAACAACGTGCGAATTGTGAATGATATTTCTGCATGATGAAGTTagatgaaaatgtaattaatcAGCTTTGACAACAGGTGCTTTTCTGGAAAGTTATTACCAACTTGTCTATTTCCAAATTTTGATACATAAATCTTGTGTATTTAGGGTTTGAGTCTCCTGCTGGTCTTTCCCCTTCACCATCAGTACCAGCTTGGCAAGGACGAAGGGTTGCTAGCTCCAAACTTTGGATGTTAGAATTCTCTGCATTCTTGGAACAGCAACAAGATCAAGATACAGTAAGATAAACACCTGACTTCCACCcctcatttatttttgatattCAGGTAGCTTCTGCTCATTGTGGATGTGTTATACTACTATATGTACATGGAAATAGTTGCTTCATTGCTCTACTGAGGATACGTCTTCGGGAAACAACccagttaaaataaatctttctctgAGAGGACAGAATTGCTTATAGCAATATAGCCAGCTCTGTGCCGTGTGCTTCTGGACTCCCTTTACAGGGTCATGGTTGTTCACATACCAGATATCAAGGCACTGACATCATAAGCTGGTGGAACAGGCCCTGCAGGGCTATTCTAGCTATCTTTTTCAGACTTGCAGTACAGATCCAACACCAGATGATGCTAAGATAACATGGAGCTACATAGTCTCCCTGGTGTGCTGAGAACTTAAATCTGGGGGCAACTGGGATGAATGTGAATCAGAGTGTTTCTGTGTTGCCACCTGTAAAATGGGAATAATAAGACTTGCTTGTCTCTCTGAAGTCTTGTGATATTGCATATTGAGACACGTTGGTGATGGACCAGTTAACACTTCCTGCCCCTGAGACAGGATAACTGCAGTTCAGAAAAGATAGTAGTATTTGGCTGGTATCTTGCTGTAGGAATTTAGGCAGTTCTTCACAGGATAAGGAGCTTTGATGTTTATTGACTGAGTGATTTGTGACAGGTAGCATTCTGCATCTCAAGTCATTTCATACTATATAACAGTGGCATGAGGTAATGGTTTAGGacaaaatataggaaaaaaaacaatacacaaTGTTTCAGAAGAAGCAAGAAGCATGAATGCATTGataagaaagaaataacaaCATGAGCTAATATTAGCTGATATCTTTCTGctaatttttctgcttttttagaAAGTGCTGTCAAATTTTCAGTGATTCCAGTAGTCAGGCTGTGTTTGCCTGTTACTTCTGGATAAAGATGACAGAACAATTATTGTCATAGTTCTGGAGCGATGGTTTAGTGCGTAATGTGGGGGTACAGAGCTTTCTGTGTAATCACTCATACAGTTTTAGGCAGCATCCCCTTCTGTATACTGTCCATACACTCTGAATAGATTGATAAGTGAACTGCGTGCTTTCTGAGCatgagaatattttaaaatgatcttgtgagctttttggttttctttggtgGGATGGACTCTACCAGTTTGCTAAAGTGTCAGCTTTTCTCCCATGAAGAAATGTACGCTCAGAATGTACCGAACAATTTCCTAAttccatgtttttcttcttcttgcagTATAACAAACACCTGTTCGTGCACATTGGGCAATCAAGTCCTAGCTACAATGATCCCTATCTCGAGGCAGTGGATATTCGACAGATCTATGACAAGTTCCCTGAGAAAAAAGGGGGCCTGAAGGAGCTGTTTGAAAGGGGGCCAGCTAATGCCTTCTTCCTTGTCAAGTTCTGGGTAAGGGACGGGCCCTTTGTAGGGTACCCATTTGCTATGAAATTCTCACTTTAAAGCTCATAGCTGTTAGAAGACTAGTAGCTCCAACAAATTTACACTGTGCAGAAGACTTAATAGAGTCACATCTGTCTTTGGGGATCTTTCCTCGATTGCACAAGGCCCTCATTCCAGCCTGGAGCAAGACATATCTTTCAGAGTGTCATTTGTAGAGTTCTTCTTGACTAGTGTCTGTGGAGTTTGGTaattagaatttatttatttatttattttgaattttttatttatgtataagAGAAGAATTCGGAGAAAATTCTTCTTTGTGTATGCATATGCATTCACTTCTTTCAGTGCTGAGTAAATTCTCAGTCAGAGgcaacatttttccttctcttctcctatCTAATTAGCTGGATTTTGTGTTATCCAAGTACCAATGATTTACAGATATGTATTGACTGCAGGCACAAGGATAGACAAAAGACAAGAGGGACATATTATGAAATTGGATTATGTTGTTAATATACTACTGAGTTTACTTATGGTAAGCTGGCAGAAATCAGCCTGGCAAAAAACTATGTACTCAATTTGGCATGGATAGAATTTTCATGAGTTAGCTTAAATTTGCAAAAATCTGTGCCATTGTGCTTCAGGatacaaataaaatagttttgatGATCAATATTATTACAGATAttacacaattaaaaataatatgagCTTGGGGCAGTTGCAAGCTAGATGGCTGAGGGAATGTGTAATGAGATTTGAAGTTTTTCACCTTGAACTTACCACTTATGATTCAACCCCAGGTCAGAAGTGAGATGATGAGAAATGATCTTCCATATCTCATACTCTTCAAACGAACTGGAATTACAAAGCCTCTTAACTATTGCTTTCAGGAGAAAGAGGAGTTAATTTAAGTGCCTTGATGTGTCTTCCCAGCTGTCCCAAGCCTGGCCTTTCCAGAACTGAATTGGAGAATGCTGGCTAGGAGTCTGCTGTTCAAGTGTCTGGTATTTTTCCTTGGAGACACATCATTTTTATTGCCCTAGATTGTGTACTACTGAGCTGTATTGGTAATGGGATTAGCCTCAGTCAATATACAACAAAGCCTGCTTGAGAAagttgaaataaaatgtaaaataccaGCCCTATTTCCCTGTGGATGGCAGATACTTGGGAGAGACAGCAGCATCTTGCTGGAAAGGGTCTCCTTTGACAGATGTCTGGGTAGTAAATGCCCTACTAAGAACTGtctgagaaaggaaacagaagtcTGATGtgacaaaagaaaggaaaagctaaGAGGGAATAGCTTCTAAGAAGAGGTCCTTGCAGAAGTAGGAGCAGCAACAAAGCTTAGGTGCTTTGTTCTGTAGGGATCACATATTA encodes the following:
- the TEAD4 gene encoding transcriptional enhancer factor TEF-3 isoform X3, which encodes MQSMATMSSAQIISATAFHSKMALPGLPRPAYPAVSGFWQGPLPGQAGSSQDVKPFSQQPYAVQPPLPLPGFESPAGLSPSPSVPAWQGRRVASSKLWMLEFSAFLEQQQDQDTYNKHLFVHIGQSSPSYNDPYLEAVDIRQIYDKFPEKKGGLKELFERGPANAFFLVKFWADLNTNIEDESRSFYGVSSQYESPENMVITCSTKVCSFGKQVVEKVETEYARYENGHYSYRIHRSPLCEYMINFIHKLKHLPEKYMMNSVLENFTILQVVTNRDTQETLLCIAYVFEVSASDHGAQHHIYRLVKD
- the TEAD4 gene encoding transcriptional enhancer factor TEF-3 isoform X1: MYGRNELIARYIKLRTGKTRTRKQVSSHIQVLARRKAREIQAKLKDQAAKDKAMQSMATMSSAQIISATAFHSKMALPGLPRPAYPAVSGFWQGPLPGQAGSSQDVKPFSQQPYAVQPPLPLPGFESPAGLSPSPSVPAWQGRRVASSKLWMLEFSAFLEQQQDQDTYNKHLFVHIGQSSPSYNDPYLEAVDIRQIYDKFPEKKGGLKELFERGPANAFFLVKFWADLNTNIEDESRSFYGVSSQYESPENMVITCSTKVCSFGKQVVEKVETEYARYENGHYSYRIHRSPLCEYMINFIHKLKHLPEKYMMNSVLENFTILQVVTNRDTQETLLCIAYVFEVSASDHGAQHHIYRLVKD
- the TEAD4 gene encoding transcriptional enhancer factor TEF-3 isoform X2; this encodes MYGRNELIARYIKLRTGKTRTRKQVSSHIQVLARRKAREIQAKLKDQAAKDKAMQSMATMSSAQIISATAFHSKMALPGLPRPAYPAVSGFWQGPLPGQAGSSQDVKPFSQQPYAVQPPLPLPGFESPAGLSPSPSVPAWQGRRVASSKLWMLEFSAFLEQQQDQDTYNKHLFVHIGQSSPSYNDPYLEAVDIRQIYDKFPEKKGGLKELFERGPANAFFLVKFWADLNTNIEDESRSFYGVSSQYESPENMVITCSTKVCSFGKQVVEKVETEYARYENGHYSYRIHRSPLCEYMINFIHKLKHLPEKYMMNSVLENFTILQVGL